Genomic DNA from Roseiconus lacunae:
GCGCAAGGATCTGCGTTCGTAACGTAGGAAGTCGGCCTGAACGGATTGCCGGCAAGTCAAACCCCGATTTGCGACTAGGACAGTAACTTCCGTTTTGTCACTTAATTCGGTTGGACTAGGTCAATGCCATGGACGTGCTGCGCCCTCAACTTCGTGACAAAACCTGGGATCGACCTTCACGGACGAAGGCCGGTCTCATTTTTTACCATCCGGTAGATGCGGCAGACGCACATTGAATCGATCGCGCATCGTGTCCCTGTGTCAGAAGCACATCGTGTATCCGCGTCAGCAACTGTGTCCAGGTCATGACTCGCGAACAGTGACTCAAAATCTGGAAGGGCACGGTTCTTCAGGCCAGTGGAGTGTCGAAAGAATCGGTGCATGAGCCAAGATAGGCATCGCCCACGTAAGCGTCGCCAACCTGATTCGGGGATGCGGAAATCCACAAAATACAACAGGCCGTCGGGCCTGAGTGCGCTTAGCCACTGTGGGAACGCCCGGGCGAGTTCCGATTCGGAAAAACAGTCGAGAAAGAAGCTACAGACAAGCAGGTCGAACTGCCCAGGTGGCGGATGGTAGTCGAGAGCGTTTGCTTGAATCAATGTTTGTCGGCCGGTCACGGTGTGGTCGGGGAATCGCTTTTGTTGCAGGTCTAGCATACGACGGCTTTGATCAACGCTTGTGATCAAGCAGTTCGGAAAACGGGTCGCAAATACATTGAGTAGTCGGCCGTCGCCATCGCCAAAGAACAACGCTGACTCAATCGTTGGCAGGGCTTCGATCAACGCGACACGTGCTTCTTGCAAGCGGTTAGCGAAAAGGATTGACTCGAGCGTGCGATACATCGGGGCCAAGCGATCATAGCCGGCGTGCGATTGATTTCCGATCGTCGGTTGTCGCGCTCGTTTCATGACACCGTGATCCATAGCAGTGGAGCCACGATCAGCGAGGCATCTGCAAGTGAGGCTTTGAGGGCCGCGTGAGAGCGAACGCCCCCAGCGTGTTGCACAAAACGTCCACACGTCGGATCAGGACGCAGGACTTTGCGGGCATAGGCAAATAGGCAGGCATCACTGAGCAAAATAGAAAACGCGATCGCGGTCGGGGCGTGCCCGGTCACCAGAGCGCCTGTTGTGGTGATCGCATGAGCGACTATCCAGAAAGTTTGCGATGCGGTCCGGAGGGGAATTCGTCTGGCGAGTGAATCGCTGCCTTGGACGCTATCGATTTTGATCTCAAGCGTCGAAACAAGGAGGCAATTGATCGTGAACAGTCCGGCGGCCAAAAAGGTGCAAATAGCCAATGATCCCTGTGGAGGACTTTCCGTCGAGGTCCAGCAAGTCAGGGTAACGCCAAACGCAAACAAGATTCCGGCACGGAATTCTTTCGGGATCAACGTGCGGGCTCGATTGAGCCACTGGGCGCTGACCAAGTAGCAGATTGCGAAAGCGATCATCAAGATTCCTCCGCGCAGTTGACGTTCGGTCGCGGCGGTCGCGGCGACCCAAGCAACCGTCGTGACGGCAACGCACCATAGCAAGGTCATTCTTCTGCGGTGTTGTCGGTGGAATCGATGTCGTTCGGTTGCCGTCGCGTCGTCGGTGACCGCCAAGCCATCAAGGATCCGATCGGCCGTGTAGATAATCCAGATCGCACCGCCAATCGAAATATATTCGTACCCGTGTGGCCATCGATTCAAAAACTGAATTGAGAAAATCGACATCCATACCAAACCCACCGTGACTGCATCGAGTGACAGCAGGTTGGGGACGGCCGTAAGTCGATTCATTGTGTACGAGGTCGGTTTCGAGAGAGGACGTGTGAACAGGGCGGCATTAATCTTGGCGTTTCACCCTCAGAGCACAATGTCCGGCACTTAAAAACAGGGGGGGCTTTAATTTGGAACCTACGTTTGCGCGATAGTCGCCGCGGGTGGGGACTTTGCAAATATTCAAAATCTAGGGGCCGTAGGAAGATGTCGCAGCCGACAGGCGATCAGCCGATTCGCAATTTCTTGTATAGCAATTCAATGTTCTTGGTGATCGGATCACTCCTTGCGTTGATCTGGGCAAACGCCGATGGGTGGTTTTCCGGTCACTCATATCACAACTTTGTCCATGTGAATCTGCTTCCGTTTGCCAGCCACGGTCATGACGCCCATGGGTTGACGTTCCACTTTGTCGTTAACGATGTCTTAATGGCATTGTTCTTTGCCATCGCCGCCAAGGAAGTTTGGGAATCCATTCTTCCCGGGGGCGCACTGTCGAACATCCGAACCGCGGCGACCCCACTGCTGGCAACAGCCGGTGGCGTCGTCGGTCCGTCGGTCGTTTACATTGTCGGCGCGTTGGTGGTGGGGCAATATGCAGAACTCGGAAATGGTTGGGCAATTCCGTGCGCGACTGATATCGCATTTAGCTACTTGATCGCGCGTCTGATTTTTGGAAATGGCCATCCTGCGATTTCATTCTTGCTGCTGTTGGCGATCGCTGATGACGCCGTCGGATTAGGAATTTTGGCCGTCTTTTATCCGTCGGGCGAAGTCAACTTGGGGTGGCTCGGGTTGACCGCTGCTGCCGTCGCATCTGGCATGGCGATGAATCGAGGTGGTGTAAAGAACTTTTGGTGGTACCTCGCGATTCCGGGTGTTTTGAGTTGGATTTCGTTTTACATGTCGGGGATCCACGCGGCCCTAGGTTTGGTGCCGATCATCCCGACGTTGCCTCACGCCAAGCGTGACGAAGGAATTTTTGCCGAAGACGGGACGCAAACCGACACTTTGAATCAATTCGAGCACTGGTGGAAAGAGCCGGTCGAGTTGATCTTGGGCTTGTTCGCCTTGGTCAACGCCGGCGTCGTGATGTCGAGCGTCGGAGCGGGCACTTGGCTAGTGACGCTGGGACTCTTTGTCGGGAAACCGCTGGGGATTGTTGCGTTCGCGTATTTTGCGGTCCGTGTATTGAAGCTTGAACTGCCCGGTGGCATGAACCTGAAGCATGTCACGGTGATCGGTTGCATTGCGAGCCTGGGATTCACAGTCGCCTTGTTCGTTTCAACCGCGGCATTTCCAGAACCAGGTCCGATCCAGGATTCGGTCAAGATGGGTGCTCTCCTAAGCTTCCTGGCTCCTGTCACAGCCATCATTGCCGCAAAGGCGATGGGCTTGCGGCTCGCGTTTCTCGACAAGCGTTCGGTAGCGTAACGCTTGCTTCAGAAGTAAAGCTATAATTCTGATTCGCCAGTTGAGGTCGTCTCACTGTAGAGGCGTTCCGGCGAATCAGAACAAGTTGTCCGTGAAGACTGAATCAACGGTTTCGAGGTGCTCGTGGTTTTGCGGGCGAACCGAGGGGGCGTTTTGAGGCCCGGGGGCAAGGAGGTGGTGGTCTTGATCTTGATTTTGACCGTTACCAAGTCTTCTAACTTCGTCAGGTCTTTGCGGACAGTTGCTGGCGACCACAAACTCTGACGCGACACTTGCAGCGATCGATTGACCCACGGCTTGTCCGACGAGGTCATCGAATGCGAAGTGGATACCAAGATAGACTCGGCTGCGTCCGTTCTCTTCCATCGCTTCGCTAAAAGAGCTGAACGATCGCGTCGCGTCGTCGAGATCGATCCCATAAGCTTCTTGCAGTTCGGGATTGTCGAGCAAGATTGTAAGTTCTTCCGAGATCACATCGAAGGCGATCTCATCGGTACCGTAGAATTCTTGCAGCGTTCCGAATAGTGCGCCGCCGAAGGTCGCATGCCCGGAGATGTAGGTAGGAAACTGTGGCGTGAAGCCGATCTTGTCGACTCCGCCATCGGGCGCCCCCAACGCGATCCACTCGGGGTCTCCGTCGGTGAGTGAATTGCCGTCGGAGTCTCCGTCGTGAATTGCGGTTACCGGCCGCCAAAATTCCTCGCTGAACTTTGTATCCCAGGCGGTGATACCAGCATCCGCCATCGCAACGGACGCCTGGGCAAAGAGTGCGGCGTTTTCTTGAAGCGAGTTTCCTTGTTCAATCGCCACCGTTTGTAGGATATCGTTGTAGAGCGCCATCGGCGTCCCCATCCCAGCGCGATCATAAGCCCAGAAAATTCCGGCTTCTGTTTGATCGGCGGTGCGAACGCTGCTGTCGGCAGAGCCGAGCTCGAGGACTTCGTTGTAATGCTCGGCATAGACGTCGCTCGAAAGTTCTGGCGGCGAATCAGGGCGGTAATCGTCACTCGATGAAATCACAAAGGTTTGTGATTGTCCCCAGGTCGGCCCCCACGCCGGGACGTCCGGGTTCAGAGGATCGGGTTGGAAGTCGCCGGGGGCGTCGCCATAGGTGTAGTCACCGATAACGTCAGTGCCATCGTTGGCGCGGGCCTGCAGAATATGGTTTCCGATCTCCACGCCAATCGTTTCGCTGATGTCGACGATCTCGCCAGATCGATGTTCGGTCGCTTTGGAAAGAAGGCCATCCAGGCGAGACTGCATCTCAGGATACAAATCACTTAGCACCGTATGGGCTGCGAATGACGCGGTGGTTCCGGCTGACAGTGTTTCGATTCCGCCCAGTTCGAATTCATAGTCGTAGAAGGTATCGGCGTCGGCACCGTCGGATGCCAATGCCACGGCGTCGTAGATGGCCAAGTTCAGCATGGCCATTGTTCGTGACGCATCGCCCGGCGTTTGGTACCCGGCATCGGAATCGGAGAGGATTTCACCAAACCAATCGTTCCAGGCGATGACGGCGTCGGACCTTAAATCTTCTGGTGGGTCAGTAACGGAGTCAGGATTTCCATTGTCTTCGTCGTTGTTGG
This window encodes:
- a CDS encoding dockerin type I domain-containing protein, which gives rise to MTRFRNLQSGVDRVKTRDTRRLKKQRRRPRVERLERRHLLAANLFHNELLPEDVNEDGQVSPLDALTVITRLGRQHGDNASTSKDPRPREPGRMTDVNNDGRDSPIDALLVINRLSRDRHAHPPTDPNNDEDNGNPDSVTDPPEDLRSDAVIAWNDWFGEILSDSDAGYQTPGDASRTMAMLNLAIYDAVALASDGADADTFYDYEFELGGIETLSAGTTASFAAHTVLSDLYPEMQSRLDGLLSKATEHRSGEIVDISETIGVEIGNHILQARANDGTDVIGDYTYGDAPGDFQPDPLNPDVPAWGPTWGQSQTFVISSSDDYRPDSPPELSSDVYAEHYNEVLELGSADSSVRTADQTEAGIFWAYDRAGMGTPMALYNDILQTVAIEQGNSLQENAALFAQASVAMADAGITAWDTKFSEEFWRPVTAIHDGDSDGNSLTDGDPEWIALGAPDGGVDKIGFTPQFPTYISGHATFGGALFGTLQEFYGTDEIAFDVISEELTILLDNPELQEAYGIDLDDATRSFSSFSEAMEENGRSRVYLGIHFAFDDLVGQAVGQSIAASVASEFVVASNCPQRPDEVRRLGNGQNQDQDHHLLAPGPQNAPSVRPQNHEHLETVDSVFTDNLF
- a CDS encoding Na+/H+ antiporter NhaA is translated as MSQPTGDQPIRNFLYSNSMFLVIGSLLALIWANADGWFSGHSYHNFVHVNLLPFASHGHDAHGLTFHFVVNDVLMALFFAIAAKEVWESILPGGALSNIRTAATPLLATAGGVVGPSVVYIVGALVVGQYAELGNGWAIPCATDIAFSYLIARLIFGNGHPAISFLLLLAIADDAVGLGILAVFYPSGEVNLGWLGLTAAAVASGMAMNRGGVKNFWWYLAIPGVLSWISFYMSGIHAALGLVPIIPTLPHAKRDEGIFAEDGTQTDTLNQFEHWWKEPVELILGLFALVNAGVVMSSVGAGTWLVTLGLFVGKPLGIVAFAYFAVRVLKLELPGGMNLKHVTVIGCIASLGFTVALFVSTAAFPEPGPIQDSVKMGALLSFLAPVTAIIAAKAMGLRLAFLDKRSVA
- a CDS encoding class I SAM-dependent methyltransferase, whose translation is MKRARQPTIGNQSHAGYDRLAPMYRTLESILFANRLQEARVALIEALPTIESALFFGDGDGRLLNVFATRFPNCLITSVDQSRRMLDLQQKRFPDHTVTGRQTLIQANALDYHPPPGQFDLLVCSFFLDCFSESELARAFPQWLSALRPDGLLYFVDFRIPESGWRRLRGRCLSWLMHRFFRHSTGLKNRALPDFESLFASHDLDTVADADTRCASDTGTRCAIDSMCVCRIYRMVKNETGLRP